AGCTACAATCGGCCCCGCACGGCCTCCCAACTTCCTCCATGTCTTTCCAAAAGGTAAGTCTTCTTGCGCTCATAGCAGTACGCTACGCTGAATGACGGCAACAAAATTCCCCTCATTGGCCTGGGCACCTGGCAGTCCCAGCCGGGtgaggtcgaggcggctGTGAAGTACGCCGTCAAGATCGGCTACCGTCACTTGGACCTCGCCAAGGTCTATGGCAACCAGCACGAGGTCGGTGCTGCTCTTCAGCAACTCGTTCCGTCGGTTGTGAAGCGCGAGGATCTCTTCATTACCTCGAAGCTGTGGAACAATGCGCACAGGCCAGAGGACGTGGAGCCGACGCTGGACAATACGCTCattgagctcggcgtggagTACCTCGACCTCTACTTGATGCACTGGCCGGTGGGCTTTGACGCTCCTCCTGGCCAATTGCGCGCAGCCAAAGACGGCAGGGTCCAGCTCAACCTCGAGACTTCGGTGGTCGACACCTGGAAGGCGCTCATTGCGCTCAAGAAGACAGGCAAGGTCAAGTCGATCGGTGTCTCCAACTTCCGGAccgacgtcgtcgacgcgatCATCAAGGCGACAGGTGTCGCTCCTGCCGTGAACCAGATTGAGGCGCACCCTCTCCTTCCTCAGGACGATCTCGTGAAGCACCACAAGGAGCACAACATCCACATTACGGCCTACGCGCCGCTTGGCAACAACCCCAGCGGAAAGACCAAGGTTGTGGACTACCCCCAGGTGACCGAGATCGCAAAGAAGCGCAGTGCCGACCCCGGCCAGGTGCTTCTTGCCTGGGGCGTGCACCGCGGCTACTCGGTAATCCCCAAGAGCGTGACGCCTGTGCGCATCGAGAGCAACTTTAAGCAGATTGAGCTTACGGACGAAGAGTACAAGGCCATCTCTGACATCATTCAGTCGAGCGGTGGCCATGTGCGCTTTTTTACGCCGTACGGCACCTTCAACCCCCTGTGGGACATTAATGTCTTTAACGAGGAGGCGGAGAAGGCGGCTACGCACCAAATCAAGATTGAGTAGATAGAATGGTAGCGTGCGAGCTCTACATCGCTACATGCGTGCCTTTTCGAGCCAGCCATGTGCGTCCCATTCAGGAAAGACAAGCCCCAGCTCGCGGAGGGCGGactcgtccgagtccgagCCATGGAATCCATTCCGGGTATCTCCCATACCGAGCTCTGCACGCAAGCACGAAGGCGCCTCCCATGCGGAGCGGTATGCTTTCGTCGGCCCAATTAACTTGCGCCACTCGGTAATGGCGCCGGGCCCGCTCAAGGCCAGGCCGATCGCACGGCCAGCCGTCATGCCGAGAATAAGGCGGTCGTAGTAAAACTTGCCTAGGTGCTCCGCGTAGAactgcgccgcatcctcCTCCTCCCACGCGAACGACTTGGCGCGGAGGATTTGCAGGCTGGGATGCTCTCGCAGACGCCGAAGGGCATGGAGGATATTGGGCTCATATACACATACGGTCGGCTTGATGATGGCCAATGTAACATCCGGCACttgccttgcgctcgacgtccaGCGCCGCTGGGGCCGGGCGAGGCTCGCTTGAGCGACctggcgtgcggcgccgacaCGTGGTCCTAGCATGGCGGACGGCGTGTTGGGAGGTGGAGGTACCTTGATAGTGACTAAGCAATTTAAGCTTTTCTGCTCGGCAGGGGCAGTGACAAACAAGTAGCCCAGTGGTACCGAGTCGCTGCGAAAAAAAGGTAC
This is a stretch of genomic DNA from Malassezia japonica chromosome 3, complete sequence. It encodes these proteins:
- a CDS encoding D/L-glyceraldehyde reductase (COG:S; EggNog:ENOG503NU9F) produces the protein MSFQKQYATLNDGNKIPLIGLGTWQSQPGEVEAAVKYAVKIGYRHLDLAKVYGNQHEVGAALQQLVPSVVKREDLFITSKLWNNAHRPEDVEPTLDNTLIELGVEYLDLYLMHWPVGFDAPPGQLRAAKDGRVQLNLETSVVDTWKALIALKKTGKVKSIGVSNFRTDVVDAIIKATGVAPAVNQIEAHPLLPQDDLVKHHKEHNIHITAYAPLGNNPSGKTKVVDYPQVTEIAKKRSADPGQVLLAWGVHRGYSVIPKSVTPVRIESNFKQIELTDEEYKAISDIIQSSGGHVRFFTPYGTFNPLWDINVFNEEAEKAATHQIKIE
- a CDS encoding nucleoside-diphosphate kinase (EggNog:ENOG503P4WB; COG:F), with protein sequence MLGPRVGAARQVAQASLARPQRRWTSSARQVPDVTLAIIKPTVCVYEPNILHALRRLREHPSLQILRAKSFAWEEEDAAQFYAEHLGKFYYDRLILGMTAGRAIGLALSGPGAITEWRKLIGPTKAYRSAWEAPSCLRAELGMGDTRNGFHGSDSDESALRELGLVFPEWDAHGWLEKARM